One window from the genome of Hydra vulgaris chromosome 02, alternate assembly HydraT2T_AEP encodes:
- the LOC136076699 gene encoding uncharacterized protein LOC136076699 isoform X1 — protein sequence MSHISAKGALKRKANNLIPPCSKESRELLASAAPYGLRTKSLANFKTIPEVRHILGYYHHLADTRPAPPSRAVMQIIAKDLEQLWNVKFSMPSVSRAGITKKLNEVVNAYKLSLKRKSNMDFFMPFDILNKNIKLKREEQIFYNHQMDDRKSCVLTSQTVVEHPANRQLIPKNMDLDYVEQLYTESSSENDDNVDDFQPLFERPKRKFKSKAMPIAIMCAEAGISTHKGVSVTRSLSYFHSDIPTPNQSAIFKAGKRLQVTTLLKLKEALSVQLS from the exons ATGTCCCACATAAGTGCTAAAGGAGCATTAAAGAGAAAAGCAAACAACTTAATACCACCGTGTTCAAAGGAATCTCGGGAGCTGCTTGCTTCAGCAGCACCTTATGGATTACGGACTAAATCCTTAGCCAATTTCAAGACTATTCCAGAAGTCCGCCACATTCTTGGCTACTATCACCATCTAGCTGACACACGCCCCGCACCACCATCAAGAGCTGTTATGCAAATAATAGCAAAAGATTTGGAGCAGCTCTGGAATGTGAAATTTAGCATGCCCTCAGTATCCAGAGCTGGcatcacaaaaaaattgaatgaagtTGTGAATGcttataaattaagtttgaagAGAAAATCGAATATGGATTTTTTTATGCCATTTGATatccttaataaaaatataaagctgAAGAGGGAAGAGCAGATCTTCTACAATCATCAAATGGATGATAGAAAGAGCTGTGTATTAACCAGCCAAACAGTTGTTGAGCATCCTGCTAACAGGCAGTTGATACCAAAAAACATGGATCTTGATTATGTAGAGCAACTGTACACAGAGTCAAGCTCTGAAAATGATGATAACGTTGATGATTTTCAGCCTTTGTTTGAACGACCCAAACGGAAGTTTAAATCAAAG GCGATGCCAATTGCCATTATGTGCGCAGAAGCTGGTATCTCAACCCACAAAGGAGTTAGTGTAACTCGCTCATTAAGTTATTTCCATAGTGACATTCCAACTCCAAATCAATCGGCTATTTTTAAAGCTGGTAAAAGGTTGCAAGTCACAACTCtacttaaacttaaagaagcTTTGTCTGTTCAATTATCCTGA